DNA sequence from the Brachybacterium avium genome:
ATCGACACCCTGCTGGTGCTGACCAAGTCCGATCTGCGCTCTCCCGAGGGGTTCCTCACCACCTACACGCCGCTGGGCCTCGAGCACGTGGTGACGCGTCGCGAGACGCCAGCACAGGCGGCGGATCCGGCGCATCCCGGCATCGTGGGCCTGGAGGAGCTGCGCGAGCGGCTCTCCGGGCGGATCAGCGTGCTCGTCGGCCATTCGGGCGTTGGGAAGTCCACGCTGCTGAATGCGCTGGTCCCGGGAACAGACCGTGCCATCGGAGGGGTCAACGACGTCACCGGGCGGGGTCGGCACACGTCCTCCTCGGCGCTGGCGATGCCGCTTCCGGCCGACTCCGGCTGGGTGATCGACACACCGGGGGTGCGCTCCTTCGGCCTGGGCCATGTGGACCCCGAGGAGCTGCTGGACGCCTTCGCTGACCTCGCTCAGCTGGCCGAGGCCTGCCCCCGCGGCTGCACCCATCTCGAGGACGCCCCGGACTGCTCGCTGGACGAGCAGGTCGCCGCCGGAGGCGCCGGCAGCGCCGGCCCCGCCCGGCTGCTCTCCTATCGACGGCTGGCCACGACGCTGCGCAAGAACGACCCCTGGGAGATGTGAACCGCGCCTGCGCCACGGCGATCCATGGTCGCGCCTCGGTCTCATCACGCTCCCGCGTCGCTGCGCGGGACGGGCGGGCGCGGCCCGTACTGTAGGCGCATGTCCAGTCGATTCGCCGATGACCTGCGCCTGGCACACGTGCTGGCCGATGCCGTGGACCAGCTGACGATGTCGCGCTTCAAGGCGCAGGATCTCGAGGTCTCCACCAAGCCAGACCTCACCGAGGTCACCGACGCCGACCGCGCGGCCGAACAGCTGGTGCGCTCCCAGCTCGCCCGTGCCCGCTCCCGTGATCAGGTGATCGGTGAGGAGTTCGGCAGCACCGGCGCGTCCCCACGGCAATGGGTGATCGACCCCATCGACGGCACCAGCAACTTCGTGCGGGGCGTGCCCGTATGGGGCACCCTCATCGGACTCATCGAGGACGGTCGTCCCGTCGTGGGCCTCGTCTCCGCGCCGTCGCTGGGCCGGCGCTGGTGGGGTGGTGAGGGGGTGGGCGCCTGGACCGGCACCCGGATCAACAGCGCCTCACGCCTCCAGGTCTCCTCCGTCGACTCGATCGGTGAGGCCTCGCTGTCCTACTCCTCGCTGCACGCGTGGGCGGAGCAGGAGCGGCTGCCGCAGATGCTGAACCTCATGCAGCGCTTCTGGCGCACCCGTGCCTATGGAGATTTCTGGTCATACATGCTGGTCGCCGAGGGGGCGGTCGATGCGGCCTGTGAGCCGGAGCTCGCGCTGCACGACATGGTCGCCCTGGTCCCGATCGTCACCGAGGCCGGTGGCCGCTTCACCTCGCTCACCGGTGAGGACGGGCCCTTCGGCGGGAGCGCGGTGGCCACCAACGGACGGCTGCACGAGGAGATCCTGGAGGCGCTCGCGTCCCGGGCGTGATCAGTTCGCGGCCGGAGTCCACGCCAGGGCCGCGGTCGGGGCCGTCCAGGTCCGATCGGTAGACTCGAGCCTTCGTGACCCCGAACCGTGAAGGAACTCCCTCTCCATGACCGTCAAGCGCGTCGCCCTCCTGACCGCCGGTGGCTATGCCCCCTGCCTGTCCTCCGCCGTCGGCGGCCTCATCGAGCGGTACACCGAACTGGTGCCCGATGTCGAGATCATCGCGTACAAGCACGGCTACTGGGGTCTGCTCTCCGGCGAGAAGCTGGTGGTGGACGAGGAGGTGCGTGCCAAGGCGGGGCTGCTGCACAACTACGGCGGCTCCCCCATCGGCAATTCCCGCGTGAAGCTCACCAACACCGAGGACCTCGTCAAGCGCGGCCTGATCCAGGAGGGCGAGAACGCCCTCGAGGTCGCGGCGAACAAGCTCAAGGACGACGGTGTGGATGTGCTGCACACCATCGGCGGCGACGACACCAACACCACCGCGGCGGATCTGGCGAAGTTCCTGCACGAGAACGGCCACGAGATGCAGGTCGTCGGCCTGCCCAAGACGATCGACAACGACATCGTGCCGATCCGTCAGTCCCTCGGCGCGAAGTCCGCCGCGGAGCAGTCCAGCGTGTTCGCACAGAACATCGTCGCCGAGCACGGTTCGAACCCGAAGATGCTGATCATCCACGAGATCATGGGTCGAGCCTGCGGCTACCTCACTGCGCAGGCCGCCGAGTACTACCAGACCTGGCACTCCCAGCAGGAGTGGTTGCCGGGGATCGGCCACCGCGCCGAGCGCTGGGATGTCCATGCCGTGTTCCTGCCCGAGCTGAAGCTCGACATCGAGGGCGAGGCAGAGCGCCTCAAGGCCGTCATGGACGATGCCGGCTGCGTGAACATCTTCCTCTCCGAGGGGGCCGGGATCCCCGAGATCGTCGCCGAGATGCAAGCCCGCGGCGAGGAGCCGGAGAAGGACCCCTTCGGCCACGTCAAGATCGACACCATCAACCCCGGCCAGTGGTTCGCGAAGCAGTTCGCGCCGCGGCTCGGCGCGGAGAAGGTCATGGTCCAGAAGTCCGGCTACTTCGCCCGTTCCGCGAAGGCGAATCCGGAGGAC
Encoded proteins:
- a CDS encoding pyrophosphate--fructose-6-phosphate 1-phosphotransferase; this encodes MTVKRVALLTAGGYAPCLSSAVGGLIERYTELVPDVEIIAYKHGYWGLLSGEKLVVDEEVRAKAGLLHNYGGSPIGNSRVKLTNTEDLVKRGLIQEGENALEVAANKLKDDGVDVLHTIGGDDTNTTAADLAKFLHENGHEMQVVGLPKTIDNDIVPIRQSLGAKSAAEQSSVFAQNIVAEHGSNPKMLIIHEIMGRACGYLTAQAAEYYQTWHSQQEWLPGIGHRAERWDVHAVFLPELKLDIEGEAERLKAVMDDAGCVNIFLSEGAGIPEIVAEMQARGEEPEKDPFGHVKIDTINPGQWFAKQFAPRLGAEKVMVQKSGYFARSAKANPEDIRLIKSMTDYAVQVALEGGSGLIGHDEERGNVLRAVEFERVAGHKAFDISQPWFHEVMERTGQKIVPADAH
- the hisN gene encoding histidinol-phosphatase is translated as MSSRFADDLRLAHVLADAVDQLTMSRFKAQDLEVSTKPDLTEVTDADRAAEQLVRSQLARARSRDQVIGEEFGSTGASPRQWVIDPIDGTSNFVRGVPVWGTLIGLIEDGRPVVGLVSAPSLGRRWWGGEGVGAWTGTRINSASRLQVSSVDSIGEASLSYSSLHAWAEQERLPQMLNLMQRFWRTRAYGDFWSYMLVAEGAVDAACEPELALHDMVALVPIVTEAGGRFTSLTGEDGPFGGSAVATNGRLHEEILEALASRA
- the rsgA gene encoding ribosome small subunit-dependent GTPase A, coding for MRRSAREYDESDVRIRPQRRGSRPRTKERPKHEDAVTARVVSVDRGRWRTLLAEGTAEERAVTAMRARELGRSPIVPGDLVGLVGDTSGREGSLARIVRIRERSSFLRRSADDDDSTERPLVANVDLMVMVTAVAEPEPRGGMIDRCLVAAFVAGIDTLLVLTKSDLRSPEGFLTTYTPLGLEHVVTRRETPAQAADPAHPGIVGLEELRERLSGRISVLVGHSGVGKSTLLNALVPGTDRAIGGVNDVTGRGRHTSSSALAMPLPADSGWVIDTPGVRSFGLGHVDPEELLDAFADLAQLAEACPRGCTHLEDAPDCSLDEQVAAGGAGSAGPARLLSYRRLATTLRKNDPWEM